A genomic stretch from Deltaproteobacteria bacterium includes:
- a CDS encoding Rrf2 family transcriptional regulator produces MKITTRGRYAVMAMVSLAASSRGNPVPIQAIAKRESIPEPYLQQLFLRLRKQNIVKSVRGPGGGFILARDPSGITVGEIIRTAEGKPARVGCRQSGRACGMIDRCRTQGMWDALEVRIEEFLDSMSVQDLFEERQGAREEVRA; encoded by the coding sequence GTGAAGATCACCACCCGGGGACGGTATGCCGTGATGGCGATGGTCTCGCTGGCCGCGTCGTCCCGGGGGAACCCCGTGCCGATCCAGGCGATCGCGAAACGGGAGTCGATCCCCGAGCCGTACCTGCAGCAGCTCTTCCTGCGCCTGCGCAAGCAAAATATCGTGAAGAGCGTTCGCGGCCCCGGCGGCGGGTTCATCCTTGCCCGGGACCCTTCGGGGATCACCGTCGGGGAGATCATCCGGACGGCGGAGGGAAAGCCCGCCCGGGTCGGATGCCGGCAGTCGGGGCGCGCGTGCGGGATGATCGACCGGTGCCGGACGCAGGGGATGTGGGACGCGCTCGAGGTCCGGATCGAGGAGTTCCTCGATTCGATGTCCGTGCAGGACCTGTTCGAGGAGCGTCAGGGAGCGCGTGAGGAGGTGCGGGCGTGA